The Bradyrhizobium ottawaense genome window below encodes:
- a CDS encoding O-antigen ligase family protein produces MTALARETTGGMLLRRLRSPAAWRETVDIFAVLTAASLPWSTSLAGIFNALMLLCMVPFLDVRAFLQSLKRPICAAPIALVLLALVGTLWSDASWGARFYAVNPTIKLLVLPVLLYHFERSPRGRWIFIAFLVSCALLSVMSWLVAFYPNLALKTDPAERGIFVKNYIDQSQEFALCAVALAYPIVMLLREKRYWFAGLLTALALSFFVNMTFVVVSRTALVTVPIMFGVFALLHLKWRSIALISATLLVAAILAWQASPYLRHTAERFSDDYTRYMEKGEPTSAGLRLEFWRKSLGFFAEAPIKGHGTGSTRGLFERVATPAGQYQASAEVIGNPHNQTLNVAVQWGVIGIAVLYAIWILHLRLFRGDGLANWTGLLVVVQNVFTSLFNSHLFDFHEGWMYVIGVGVAGGMVIRGQQAEAKTGEAGS; encoded by the coding sequence GTGACGGCACTGGCACGCGAGACGACCGGCGGGATGTTGCTTCGCCGCCTGCGCAGCCCGGCGGCCTGGCGCGAGACCGTCGATATATTTGCGGTCCTGACCGCGGCCTCGCTGCCGTGGTCGACCTCGCTGGCGGGGATCTTCAACGCGCTGATGCTGCTCTGCATGGTGCCGTTTCTCGACGTCCGCGCGTTCCTGCAATCCTTGAAGCGTCCGATCTGCGCGGCCCCGATCGCGCTGGTCCTGCTCGCGCTGGTGGGGACGCTGTGGTCGGACGCGAGCTGGGGCGCCCGCTTCTATGCGGTCAATCCGACCATCAAGCTGCTGGTGCTGCCGGTCCTGCTCTATCATTTCGAGCGCTCGCCGCGCGGCCGCTGGATCTTCATCGCCTTCCTGGTGTCCTGCGCCCTATTGTCGGTGATGTCCTGGCTGGTCGCCTTCTACCCGAACCTCGCGCTCAAGACCGATCCGGCCGAGCGCGGCATCTTCGTCAAGAATTACATCGACCAGAGCCAGGAATTCGCGCTTTGCGCGGTCGCGCTCGCCTATCCGATCGTGATGCTGCTGCGTGAGAAGCGATACTGGTTCGCCGGGCTGCTGACGGCGCTGGCACTGAGCTTCTTCGTCAACATGACCTTCGTCGTGGTGTCGCGCACCGCGCTCGTCACCGTTCCAATCATGTTCGGCGTGTTCGCGCTGCTTCACCTCAAATGGCGCAGCATCGCGCTCATCTCCGCCACGTTGCTCGTCGCCGCTATTCTCGCCTGGCAGGCCTCGCCATATTTGCGCCATACCGCCGAGAGGTTTTCCGACGACTACACGCGTTACATGGAAAAGGGCGAGCCGACCTCGGCGGGTCTGCGGCTCGAATTCTGGCGGAAGTCGCTCGGTTTCTTCGCCGAGGCGCCGATCAAGGGGCACGGCACCGGCTCGACGCGCGGATTGTTCGAACGCGTCGCGACGCCCGCCGGTCAGTACCAGGCGTCCGCCGAGGTGATCGGCAACCCGCATAACCAGACGCTGAACGTTGCCGTGCAATGGGGCGTGATCGGCATCGCCGTTCTCTATGCGATCTGGATATTGCATCTGCGCTTGTTTCGCGGCGACGGCCTTGCCAACTGGACCGGGCTCCTGGTGGTGGTGCAGAACGTCTTCACCTCGCTGTTCAACTCCCATCTGTTCGACTTCCACGAGGGCTGGATGTACGTCATCGGCGTCGGCGTTGCCGGCGGCATGGTGATCCGGGGGCAACAGGCCGAGGCGAAGACGGGGGAAGCCGGTTCCTGA
- a CDS encoding SDR family NAD(P)-dependent oxidoreductase codes for MTRLSHLTLRNFLIALHDLLATAAALFAAFYLRFEGGDGFFDRLPLLFQILPYFLAFSVVVFFIFNLTTTKWRFISLPDALNIIRVATVLTVALLVLDYIFVSPNVRGAFFLGKVTIVLYWFLEISFLSALRMTYRYFRYTRVRRHARGEEAAPTLLIGRAADAEVLLRGIESGAIKRIWPVGVLSPSSSDRGQFIRNVPVLGGIDDVEDVVADFAKRNKPIARLVMTPSAFEPEARPESILMRARKLGVIVNRMPSLESGDTPRLTAVAVEDLLLRPSETIDYARLEALINGKAVIVTGGGGSIGSEICERVVAFGAARLLIVENSEPALYAITEALAARGAAAEIEGRIADIRDRERIVRLMAGFKPDIVFHAAALKHVPILERDWSEGVKTNIFGSINVADAAVAAGAEAMVMISTDKAIEPVSMLGLTKRFAEMYCQALDHDLAAGAHGAKPPMRLISVRFGNVLASNGSVVPKFKAQIEAGGPVTVTHPDMVRYFMTIREACDLVITAATHALGTHRPDVSVYVLNMGQPVKIVDLAERMIRLSGLQPGYDIEIVFTGMRPGERLHEILFATEEPTREIGVAGIMAAQPNEPPMQTLRKWIAALEQAIARDDRATIRTILKDAVPEFGSTAA; via the coding sequence ATGACGCGTCTTTCGCATCTCACCTTGCGCAATTTCCTGATCGCGCTCCACGACCTGCTGGCGACCGCGGCGGCGCTTTTTGCCGCCTTCTATCTGCGATTCGAGGGTGGCGACGGCTTCTTCGACCGCCTGCCGCTGCTGTTCCAGATCCTGCCCTACTTCCTCGCCTTCAGCGTGGTCGTGTTCTTCATCTTCAACCTGACTACGACGAAATGGCGCTTCATCTCGCTGCCTGACGCGTTGAACATCATCCGCGTCGCGACCGTGCTGACGGTCGCCCTGCTCGTGCTCGACTACATCTTCGTCTCCCCCAACGTCCGCGGCGCCTTCTTTCTCGGCAAGGTGACGATCGTCCTCTACTGGTTCCTCGAGATCTCCTTCCTCAGCGCGCTGCGCATGACCTACCGCTACTTCCGCTATACGCGGGTACGGCGTCATGCCAGGGGCGAGGAGGCCGCGCCGACGCTGCTGATCGGCCGCGCCGCGGATGCCGAGGTGCTCCTGCGCGGCATCGAGAGCGGGGCGATCAAGCGCATCTGGCCGGTCGGCGTGCTGTCGCCGTCGAGCTCGGATCGGGGCCAGTTCATCCGCAACGTGCCGGTGCTGGGTGGCATCGACGACGTCGAGGACGTCGTCGCCGATTTCGCCAAGCGCAACAAGCCGATCGCGCGCCTCGTCATGACGCCCTCGGCATTCGAGCCGGAAGCGCGTCCGGAATCGATCCTGATGCGGGCGCGCAAGCTGGGTGTGATCGTCAACCGGATGCCTTCGCTCGAGAGCGGCGATACGCCGCGGCTCACGGCCGTCGCGGTCGAGGACCTTCTGCTGCGGCCGAGCGAGACGATCGACTATGCGCGCCTGGAAGCGCTGATCAACGGCAAGGCGGTGATCGTCACCGGCGGCGGCGGCTCGATCGGGTCGGAGATCTGCGAGCGTGTCGTGGCCTTCGGCGCCGCGCGGCTCCTGATCGTGGAAAACTCCGAACCCGCGCTTTATGCCATCACGGAAGCGCTCGCCGCGCGAGGCGCGGCCGCCGAGATCGAAGGGCGGATCGCCGACATCCGCGACCGCGAGCGCATCGTGCGCCTGATGGCGGGGTTCAAGCCGGACATCGTGTTCCACGCCGCCGCGCTCAAGCACGTGCCCATCCTCGAACGCGACTGGAGCGAGGGCGTCAAGACCAACATCTTCGGCTCGATCAACGTTGCGGATGCCGCCGTTGCCGCCGGCGCCGAAGCCATGGTGATGATCTCGACCGACAAGGCGATCGAGCCGGTGTCGATGCTCGGCCTGACCAAGCGCTTTGCGGAGATGTACTGCCAGGCGCTGGATCACGACCTCGCAGCCGGGGCGCACGGCGCCAAGCCGCCGATGCGGCTGATCTCGGTCCGGTTCGGCAACGTCCTGGCTTCGAACGGCTCGGTGGTTCCGAAATTCAAGGCCCAGATCGAGGCCGGCGGCCCGGTGACGGTGACGCATCCCGACATGGTCCGCTACTTCATGACCATCCGCGAGGCCTGCGATCTCGTCATCACCGCGGCCACGCATGCGCTCGGAACGCACCGTCCCGACGTCTCGGTCTACGTGCTCAACATGGGCCAGCCGGTGAAGATCGTCGATCTCGCCGAGCGCATGATCCGCCTTTCCGGGCTGCAGCCGGGCTACGATATCGAGATCGTGTTCACGGGTATGCGGCCGGGCGAGCGCCTGCACGAGATTCTGTTCGCCACCGAGGAGCCGACCCGCGAGATCGGCGTTGCCGGCATCATGGCCGCGCAGCCGAACGAGCCGCCGATGCAGACGTTGCGCAAATGGATTGCGGCGCTGGAGCAGGCGATCGCGCGCGACGATCGCGCCACCATCAGGACTATCCTGAAGGATGCGGTGCCCGAATTCGGGTCGACCGCGGCCTGA
- a CDS encoding glycosyltransferase family 4 protein produces MANSPGDLEVIVPNLHRRYSGVTATNRMVAPRLAKLYRSAWFGSHAPAGIARLSVADFLKLWRRKAPLIWHARRNNEMIAGVALRAFGWPLKLVFTSAAQRHHSWITRWLIRRMDAIIATSDLSASFLKVKATVIPHGVDTDVYAPPVDRAAAFAESALPGRYAIGCFGRVRAQKGTDLFVDAMCRLLPRYPDFTAVIVGQVTAEQTSFANELKKQIEVAGLQSRIVITGELPIEAVQRWYQRLTIYAFTSRNEGFGLTLIEAMAAGSALVAARAGAAELVVEDGVSGVLVPTDDANALAAALEPLMRDVDAAAAMGERGRARVLAKFSLDAEAARIGEVYRPLL; encoded by the coding sequence GTGGCCAATTCCCCCGGCGATCTCGAAGTGATCGTGCCAAATCTGCACAGGCGCTATTCCGGGGTTACCGCGACCAACCGGATGGTGGCGCCGCGGCTGGCGAAACTGTACCGCTCCGCCTGGTTCGGCTCGCACGCGCCGGCTGGGATTGCGCGGCTGAGCGTTGCCGATTTTCTGAAGCTATGGCGCCGCAAGGCGCCGCTGATCTGGCACGCGCGGCGCAACAACGAGATGATCGCGGGCGTCGCGCTACGCGCGTTCGGCTGGCCGTTGAAACTCGTGTTCACCTCGGCGGCGCAGCGGCACCATAGTTGGATCACGCGCTGGCTGATCCGGCGCATGGATGCGATCATCGCGACGTCAGATCTCTCGGCCTCGTTCCTGAAGGTGAAGGCGACGGTGATCCCGCATGGCGTCGACACCGACGTCTATGCGCCGCCGGTCGACCGCGCTGCTGCGTTCGCGGAGTCCGCGCTGCCGGGCCGCTACGCCATCGGCTGCTTCGGACGCGTGCGCGCGCAGAAGGGCACCGATTTGTTCGTCGACGCGATGTGCCGCCTGTTGCCGCGCTATCCCGATTTCACCGCCGTGATTGTCGGGCAGGTCACGGCCGAGCAGACGTCCTTTGCGAACGAGCTGAAAAAGCAGATCGAAGTGGCCGGCCTGCAATCGCGCATCGTCATCACTGGCGAGCTGCCGATCGAAGCGGTGCAGCGCTGGTATCAGCGGCTGACGATCTACGCCTTCACCTCGCGCAACGAGGGTTTTGGGCTGACGCTGATCGAGGCGATGGCGGCCGGCAGCGCGCTCGTCGCCGCACGCGCCGGCGCGGCCGAGCTGGTGGTCGAGGATGGCGTGAGCGGCGTGCTGGTCCCGACCGACGATGCCAATGCGTTGGCTGCGGCGCTGGAGCCGCTGATGCGCGATGTGGATGCCGCGGCGGCGATGGGCGAGAGGGGGCGAGCGCGGGTGCTCGCAAAATTCAGCCTCGATGCGGAAGCGGCGCGGATCGGCGAGGTCTATCGGCCACTGCTTTGA
- the rfaE1 gene encoding D-glycero-beta-D-manno-heptose-7-phosphate kinase, with the protein MPTPILDFDALAKAISGRTVLCIGDIMLDEFVYGEVSRISPEAPAPVIAAQRSEIHIGGAGNVARNVASLGARCIFVGLVGEDDAGARLKAALDEHAGIESVLVRDPSRPTTRKVRFVSEHFSTHMLRADWEQAAPASDDIETKLIEAILPQIARADIVLLSDYAKGVLTARVIRHTIDAARKLGKPVIVDPKSLNWAIYRGATLLTPNRKEFSEATRSRAETVQSIVEASEDVMRLADCEAILVTQGEHGMTLVPRNGAAVHVPAFPVKVRDVSGAGDTVAAALAVSLATGADWDTALRMANAAAAVAVGKQGTASVSAAELRRKILPHATLAAEEKIVLEPAALDAQLAEWRTQGQRVGFTNGCFDILHPGHVKVLTAARAACDRLIVGLNSDASVRRLKGAERPVQDERARAEVLAALEAVDLVVIFDEDTPIDLITRIKPGVLVKGGDYTREQVVGHEVVEEAGGTVVLVDILQGFSTTALVHRARGGGK; encoded by the coding sequence ATGCCGACGCCCATTCTCGATTTCGACGCCCTCGCGAAGGCCATCTCAGGCCGCACGGTGCTGTGCATCGGCGATATCATGTTGGACGAGTTCGTCTATGGTGAGGTGTCGCGGATCTCGCCGGAAGCGCCGGCGCCTGTCATCGCGGCCCAGCGCAGCGAGATCCATATCGGCGGCGCCGGCAATGTCGCGCGCAATGTCGCCTCGCTGGGCGCGCGCTGCATCTTCGTCGGCCTCGTCGGCGAGGACGACGCCGGTGCACGGCTCAAGGCGGCGCTGGACGAGCACGCCGGCATCGAAAGCGTGCTCGTGCGCGATCCCTCGCGCCCGACCACGCGAAAAGTCCGCTTCGTCTCCGAGCATTTTTCCACGCACATGCTGCGCGCGGACTGGGAGCAGGCGGCGCCTGCTTCCGATGACATCGAGACGAAGCTGATCGAGGCGATCCTGCCGCAGATCGCGCGCGCCGACATCGTGCTGCTCTCGGACTACGCCAAGGGCGTGCTGACGGCGCGCGTCATCCGCCACACCATCGATGCCGCGCGAAAGCTCGGCAAGCCCGTGATCGTCGATCCCAAGAGCCTGAACTGGGCGATCTATCGCGGCGCCACGCTGCTGACGCCCAATCGGAAGGAGTTCTCTGAAGCGACCCGAAGCCGCGCCGAGACGGTGCAGAGCATCGTCGAGGCCAGCGAGGACGTGATGCGGCTCGCCGATTGCGAGGCGATCCTGGTCACCCAGGGCGAGCACGGCATGACGCTGGTGCCGCGCAATGGCGCGGCGGTTCACGTTCCGGCTTTTCCGGTGAAGGTGCGCGACGTCTCCGGCGCCGGTGACACCGTCGCCGCCGCGCTCGCGGTGTCGCTTGCTACAGGCGCGGACTGGGACACGGCGCTGCGCATGGCCAATGCCGCTGCCGCCGTCGCCGTCGGCAAGCAAGGCACCGCCAGTGTGAGCGCGGCCGAGCTGCGCCGAAAGATCCTGCCGCATGCCACTCTGGCGGCCGAGGAGAAGATCGTGCTCGAGCCGGCCGCACTCGATGCGCAGCTCGCCGAATGGAGAACGCAAGGCCAGCGCGTCGGCTTCACCAATGGCTGCTTCGACATCCTGCATCCCGGCCACGTCAAGGTGCTGACCGCGGCGCGCGCCGCCTGCGACCGCCTGATCGTGGGGCTCAACAGCGACGCCTCGGTGCGGCGGCTCAAGGGCGCCGAGCGGCCGGTCCAGGACGAGCGCGCGCGTGCCGAGGTGCTCGCGGCGCTCGAAGCCGTCGATCTCGTCGTCATCTTCGATGAGGACACGCCGATCGACCTGATCACCCGGATCAAGCCCGGCGTGCTGGTGAAGGGCGGCGACTACACCCGCGAGCAGGTAGTCGGCCACGAGGTCGTCGAGGAAGCGGGCGGCACCGTCGTGCTGGTCGACATCCTCCAGGGCTTCAGCACGACGGCGCTGGTCCATCGCGCCCGGGGAGGGGGCAAGTGA
- a CDS encoding glycosyltransferase family 4 protein, protein MQPRGKIVVASQHYPPDTSTTAAIMAEIACRLAAEHEVVVLSGWPGALPDLQTGPGKPRVIAIKNRMAGKAALVRRGVSELLFAARTFFALLHELKAGDVVLTVTAPFMLPYAVAAAARLKGARSALIMHDLFPDVLVMAGLLKPGSFVTRTMRAANGLMFRALNAVITIGRDAERPLLSYAGMTRNKIRFIPNWATLVPAPRPVDSDNPFRKALSARFIVGLSGNLGFTHDPEIVFEAARLLKDEADIHFLLSGWGIGFERLKQLQAAANLPNVSFVGRVEDAELEAFLASADLWIIPYRKDVAGVSVPSRFYNLLAVGRPVVLVSEPESEAALTVVENGLGWVVTPGRPDRLAAAIRAASRSNDDAMTERAVRTALRFDRTTAMNAYARVIDELLHTANLSEQR, encoded by the coding sequence ATGCAGCCTCGGGGCAAGATCGTCGTCGCGAGCCAGCATTATCCGCCGGATACGAGCACGACGGCGGCGATCATGGCCGAGATCGCATGCCGTCTCGCCGCCGAGCACGAGGTGGTCGTGCTCTCGGGCTGGCCGGGCGCGTTGCCGGACTTGCAGACCGGTCCGGGCAAGCCGCGCGTCATCGCAATCAAGAACCGCATGGCGGGCAAGGCGGCGCTGGTGCGGCGCGGGGTCTCGGAGCTGCTGTTCGCGGCGCGCACGTTCTTCGCCTTGCTGCACGAGCTCAAGGCAGGCGACGTCGTGCTCACGGTCACCGCCCCGTTCATGCTGCCTTACGCGGTGGCGGCGGCAGCCAGGCTCAAGGGCGCACGCTCGGCGCTGATCATGCACGACCTCTTTCCCGACGTGCTGGTGATGGCGGGCCTGCTGAAGCCGGGCTCGTTCGTGACGCGGACGATGCGCGCCGCCAACGGCCTGATGTTCCGCGCGCTCAATGCCGTCATCACCATCGGCCGCGACGCGGAGCGGCCGCTGCTGAGCTATGCCGGAATGACGCGGAACAAGATCCGCTTCATCCCGAACTGGGCGACGCTCGTGCCCGCGCCGCGGCCGGTCGATTCGGACAACCCGTTCCGCAAGGCGCTTTCCGCGCGCTTCATCGTCGGCCTGTCGGGCAATCTCGGTTTCACCCACGATCCGGAGATCGTGTTCGAGGCGGCGCGGCTTCTGAAGGACGAGGCCGACATTCACTTCCTGCTGTCCGGCTGGGGCATCGGCTTCGAACGGCTGAAGCAGTTGCAGGCAGCGGCGAACCTGCCCAATGTCTCCTTTGTCGGGCGGGTCGAGGATGCCGAGCTCGAGGCGTTCCTGGCGTCCGCCGACCTCTGGATCATTCCATACAGGAAGGACGTTGCAGGGGTGTCGGTGCCGAGCCGGTTCTACAATCTGCTGGCGGTCGGCCGTCCCGTGGTGCTGGTGTCTGAGCCGGAGTCCGAGGCTGCCTTGACGGTGGTGGAGAACGGGCTCGGCTGGGTCGTGACGCCGGGCCGCCCGGACCGGCTCGCCGCGGCGATCCGCGCGGCGTCCCGTTCCAACGACGATGCGATGACGGAGCGCGCGGTGAGGACGGCATTGCGATTCGACCGGACGACGGCGATGAACGCCTATGCCCGTGTGATCGACGAATTGTTGCACACCGCGAACCTTTCGGAGCAACGATGA
- the waaF gene encoding lipopolysaccharide heptosyltransferase II, giving the protein MNQDSTLSGDADRSDTRPILIIPYMWIGDFVRNHTVVRVLKERWPNRPVDLLTTSLCAPLVDYMPGVRQGIVWDLPRSRLAVARQFALGKLLRERNYGTALVLPRTWKAAIAPALAGIPERVGFVGEFRFGLLNRWRWGEKKLPRFIDKNAALAQPDGAPLPAEWPVPQLRVPADDIVRWRQANGLSAGAAVALAPGSVGVSKRWTYYPEAARLLVERGLEVWVVGGPAEKGLAQEIVAAGGPGVRDLTGNDLRNGVLAMAAAGVAISNDSGLMHIAAALGTPTMGIFGPTSPYLWAPLNGLAATVVQDKEVLSCQPCQSTVCRMNDHRCMRDIAASEVVAIAERVLGEAGARAET; this is encoded by the coding sequence ATGAACCAAGATTCGACACTTAGCGGAGATGCAGATCGGAGCGACACCCGCCCGATTCTGATCATTCCCTACATGTGGATCGGCGATTTCGTTCGGAATCACACCGTCGTCCGGGTTCTGAAGGAGCGCTGGCCCAACCGGCCGGTCGATCTCCTCACCACATCCCTGTGCGCCCCGCTGGTCGATTACATGCCCGGCGTGCGCCAGGGGATCGTCTGGGACCTGCCGCGCAGCCGCCTCGCCGTCGCCCGCCAGTTCGCCCTGGGGAAGCTCCTGCGCGAGCGGAACTACGGCACGGCCCTGGTGCTGCCCCGGACCTGGAAGGCGGCCATCGCGCCCGCCCTGGCCGGTATTCCTGAACGGGTCGGCTTCGTCGGCGAATTCCGGTTCGGCCTGCTCAACCGCTGGCGCTGGGGCGAGAAGAAGCTGCCCCGCTTCATCGACAAGAACGCCGCTCTGGCCCAGCCCGACGGCGCGCCACTGCCGGCGGAATGGCCGGTGCCGCAATTGCGGGTTCCGGCCGACGATATCGTCCGCTGGCGGCAGGCCAACGGCCTCAGCGCGGGCGCCGCAGTGGCGCTCGCCCCCGGCTCGGTCGGCGTCTCAAAGCGCTGGACCTACTATCCGGAGGCCGCCCGGCTGCTGGTCGAGCGCGGCCTCGAGGTCTGGGTGGTCGGCGGCCCCGCGGAAAAGGGGCTGGCTCAGGAGATCGTCGCGGCCGGCGGCCCGGGGGTCAGGGACCTCACCGGCAACGATCTGCGCAACGGCGTGCTGGCCATGGCCGCGGCCGGCGTCGCCATCTCCAACGATTCCGGCCTGATGCACATCGCAGCCGCGCTGGGCACGCCCACCATGGGCATCTTCGGCCCGACCAGCCCCTATCTCTGGGCCCCGCTGAACGGGCTTGCCGCGACCGTGGTGCAGGACAAGGAAGTGCTGTCCTGCCAGCCCTGCCAAAGCACGGTCTGCAGGATGAACGACCACCGCTGCATGCGGGATATCGCAGCGAGCGAGGTGGTGGCGATTGCGGAGAGGGTGCTGGGTGAAGCTGGGGCAAGGGCGGAGACGTGA
- the galE gene encoding UDP-glucose 4-epimerase GalE has translation MTVLVTGGAGYIGSHTVLALAEAGEDVVVIDDLSTGFSAYLPEGVPLFIGDAGDENLLEGVIAQHNIESIIHFAGSVVVPDSMRDPLGYYRNNFTTARNLLNVAVKRGIGRFIFSSTAAVYGNPDQVPVPEHAPTRPLSPYGSSKLMTEIMLHDVAAAYGMQYVTLRYFNVAGADPQARIGLATVGATHLLKIAVEAATGQRTKIDVFGTDYPTPDGSCIRDFIHVTDLSQAHRSALAYLRNGGASTTLNCGYGRGYSVLETIDAVRRVSGRSFAVQYAPRRPGDIMTMVADTSRIRGLLDWKPQYDDLETIAAHALAWEDKLFHERHGELRHAASA, from the coding sequence ATGACTGTGCTAGTCACCGGCGGCGCCGGCTATATCGGAAGTCACACGGTCCTCGCGCTGGCGGAAGCCGGCGAGGACGTCGTCGTGATCGACGATCTCTCGACCGGTTTCTCCGCCTATCTGCCTGAGGGCGTGCCGCTGTTCATCGGCGATGCCGGCGACGAGAACCTGCTCGAAGGCGTGATCGCGCAGCACAACATCGAGAGCATCATCCATTTCGCGGGCTCCGTCGTCGTGCCGGATTCGATGCGCGATCCGCTCGGCTACTACCGCAACAATTTCACGACCGCGCGCAACCTGCTCAATGTCGCCGTCAAGCGCGGCATCGGCCGCTTCATCTTTTCCTCGACCGCCGCCGTCTACGGCAATCCGGACCAGGTGCCGGTGCCCGAGCATGCACCGACGCGGCCGCTATCGCCCTATGGCTCGTCCAAGCTGATGACCGAGATCATGCTGCACGACGTCGCCGCCGCCTACGGCATGCAGTACGTCACCCTGCGCTATTTCAACGTCGCCGGCGCCGATCCGCAGGCGCGCATCGGGCTTGCCACCGTCGGCGCCACGCATCTGCTCAAGATCGCGGTCGAGGCCGCGACCGGCCAGCGCACCAAGATCGACGTGTTCGGCACCGACTATCCGACCCCCGACGGCAGCTGCATTCGCGACTTCATCCACGTCACGGACCTCTCGCAGGCGCATCGCTCGGCGCTCGCGTACCTGCGCAATGGCGGCGCCTCGACGACGCTCAATTGCGGCTATGGCCGCGGCTATTCGGTACTGGAGACCATCGACGCGGTGCGCCGGGTCTCGGGCCGCAGCTTCGCCGTGCAGTACGCTCCGCGCCGGCCGGGCGACATCATGACCATGGTCGCCGACACCAGCCGGATCCGCGGCCTGCTCGACTGGAAGCCGCAATACGACGACCTCGAGACCATCGCGGCCCACGCTTTGGCGTGGGAGGACAAGCTGTTCCACGAGCGCCATGGCGAGCTTCGCCACGCCGCCTCGGCCTAG
- the rfaD gene encoding ADP-glyceromanno-heptose 6-epimerase produces the protein MLLVTGGAGFIGSNVVAALNDAGRSDVVVCDFLGNEGKWRNLAKRQLVDIVPPAELMDWLKGRKLDAVIHLGAISATTATDGDLVFETNFRLSTRLLDWCTAGAVPFIYASSAATYGDGETGFDDDASLPALKKLRPMNLYGWSKHMFDLAVAGRVANGDPLPPQWAGLKFFNVFGPNEYHKGSMMSVLARRFDDVRAGRVVQLFKSHLEGIADGDQRRDFIYVDDVVRVVMWLLATPSVSGLFNVGTGKARSFRDLMLAAYAALGTRPNIEYIDMPEQIRGAYQYFTQSEVDRLHRAGYNGGFTTLEDAVKAYVGDYLDRPDRFR, from the coding sequence ATGTTGCTGGTGACCGGCGGGGCCGGTTTTATCGGGTCGAATGTCGTGGCCGCGCTCAATGACGCGGGCCGCAGCGACGTCGTGGTCTGCGATTTCCTGGGTAACGAGGGCAAGTGGCGGAACCTCGCCAAGCGCCAGCTTGTGGATATCGTCCCGCCCGCCGAGCTGATGGACTGGCTGAAGGGTCGCAAGCTCGATGCCGTGATCCATCTCGGGGCGATTTCCGCGACCACTGCGACCGACGGCGACCTCGTGTTCGAGACCAATTTCCGCCTGTCGACGCGCCTGCTCGACTGGTGCACGGCGGGCGCGGTGCCGTTCATCTACGCCTCCTCGGCGGCGACCTATGGCGACGGTGAGACGGGATTTGACGACGACGCCTCGCTGCCGGCACTGAAGAAACTGCGGCCGATGAATCTCTACGGCTGGAGCAAGCACATGTTCGATCTCGCGGTCGCCGGGCGGGTCGCGAACGGCGATCCGCTCCCGCCGCAATGGGCGGGCCTGAAATTCTTCAACGTGTTCGGCCCCAACGAATATCACAAGGGCTCGATGATGAGCGTGCTGGCGCGCCGTTTCGACGACGTCAGGGCCGGCCGCGTCGTGCAATTGTTCAAGTCGCATCTCGAGGGCATCGCCGACGGCGATCAGCGCCGCGATTTCATCTATGTCGACGACGTCGTGCGTGTCGTGATGTGGCTGCTGGCGACGCCGTCGGTGTCCGGTCTCTTCAACGTCGGAACCGGCAAGGCGCGCAGCTTCAGGGATCTGATGTTGGCGGCCTATGCGGCGCTCGGCACCAGGCCCAACATCGAATATATCGACATGCCCGAGCAGATCCGCGGGGCTTACCAGTATTTCACCCAGAGCGAGGTCGATCGCCTGCACCGCGCCGGCTATAACGGCGGCTTCACGACGCTCGAGGATGCGGTGAAGGCCTATGTCGGGGATTACCTCGACCGGCCCGACCGCTTCCGCTGA